In Solanum lycopersicum chromosome 3, SLM_r2.1, the genomic stretch ccctatacaagcTCTACTATTTTTTGGTGCAGGTACAGGTGGACGATAGAGTTACCAGATCATCGTTGTAGTTATCCGGACGTCCAGCATTGATTTGGAGATGGTAGGTCCTCATTCTTTcaaggatgctactgttttatattctatcttagttttagagttgagcttgtggagcatgttccactagcgtttctatCCTGTTTTTATTTAGACTATGTATTGGTGCATTTTGGCAATTATACACTTAGTaagaattaaactatttttttcagttgcttatctcctaatgttagatggttgatggtgaataATTACGTATTAATGAGAatctttttatcaaaatgttaataaataacaagtttcaaattttccactaaaacttaacctatgtaaagtaagaataacgtaagtaggcttgtctgcgacctttgagaggtcaacgatgtcggtctcgtctggggtctaaaTACCGATCGTGAAAAGTGACATAGtgggtatcagagcactagttTAAATTTCGAGGAATATAAGTTCAcgtcaaccacattgagtagtttctaagtcatggtagtgaagtgcaccactatccttgattagagactgcatgatgcgtaagaaaaatttcccttcttctgatcttatcgtgctttCCTAATGTCTGAGTACTTGGTGTTACGAGCGTGTCTTacatcaatccttgttgtttttcAAAGAATGAACTCTAGGAGCGCTAATGGTCAGAGAAGAAGAGGAGCATTTGTTAGGGGTAATAAGAATCACCCTAGGATCCAACTGAAGGAGTGGCCATGCTAgttaacccagctgggttgactgatgctgaGGTGAGGGCATATCTGGCTCAGATGGCACAGGCCATTACGATGCAGGCTCAAGctatgactgcccaagtcaaCCTGCAGGATGTTTAGAGAGAACCCACTGGTTCGCAGCATGGCTGACAGGTtgcgagacttcacgaggatgaaccCTCTTTTTTTCATAGGGTCTAAGATATCATAAGATCCTCGGGAGTTTGTAGATTAAGTACATAAGATTATGGTGGCTATGGAGGCCACAGATACTGAGAAGGCTGGGCTGGCTTCTTATCAGCTCAAGGAtattgcacagacttggtgcaagatgtggcaagaTAGCCGTTTTTTAGGTGAAGTACCAGTCAGTTGGGAGCTATTCAAGACAAATTTTCTGGAGAGGTTATTCCCCAGAGAGACGAGGGaagccaaggttgaggagttcatcaaccttaaacaagTCTCTATCACGGTTAGAGAGTATTCCCTGAAATTTTTTAAGCTATCAAGGTATGTTACTTTCCTAGGTATATAATATCAAGAATGAGGAGAGTACTGAGCTTTTATGAAATTATCCAGGTAAGGTACTTCCTTGGTTTTGAACagtagggatgagatgagcaggttcctCACGGGAATAAATGGATACTTGGAGGAGTAGTGTCGGTCTGCGATgctatataataatatgaaccTTTCAAGGTTGATGGTGCATTTCCAACAGGTGGAGGACAACCGCAGCAAGAGAGGTGTTTGTGATGTTAGGAGGCCTAGGTCTCAATATCAACCAGGTCCTAGCCATGGAAGCCACAGAAATAATTTTTACGTCTGTGAACAACCCAGGTTCAAGAAGGGGCAATAGAGTTTAGGAATTTTAACTTTCAGAGGAGTACAACACCTACAGGAGGCAGACCTGAACCCAAGaggggcaatggaggtgagatgcaaCATCCTAAGAAAAAGTGCGCTAAGTGTGGCCGAGATCATAGTTGAGAGTGCATACAGGGAACTAATGCCTGCTTTGGTTGTGCTAAGAGTTGACACATGGTTAGAGACTGTCCATAGAACAGAGGTCATGCTGGAtgtaatgctcagcctaggcctaaACCATAGAGTGAAGCAACAGCCAAACCTCCCAAGAGGAACAAATTCTATGCCCTGAAGGGTAgagaggagcaggagaagtccgctgatgttttcacaggtatgctgcaagtattctcaattTCTGATTATGTGTtgcttgatccagggtctataCTTTCCTTTGTGACTCCTCTACATGCTCTACTTTTGAAATAATGCCTGAAGTTTGGCATGATCCTATAATGGTTAGTACACCTTTAGGATAAAATGTAAGACCTGCTAGAGTATACAAGGACTTCCCAATAGTTGTaagtggtaagactatgtgtgtaaacttgattgagttacctatgcatgattttgatgttattcttggcatggaatGGATTCAAAGTTGTTATGCTTGCTTGGATTATCGTAGTAGAGTGGTGAGATTTTGGTTCCCTGATGAAAAAGagttagtctgggaggggtacaatttGAGTCGTTctaatcccttgatttcaaatattaaggccaataaaatgatgtccaagcgGTTAatatgtcatcttgtgagttataatgatttggatcatgacattccttccatagactcagtgcctgtagtgaatgagttcctagatgtgtttcctgaaaATTTACCCGGAATCCTCCCCTCTGAGAGATTGATTTTGGTATGGacttagaacccgatactaGACCAATctctattcctccttatagaatggctccagcagaactcaaagagttgaagttgcagttaaaagatctcactgataagggtttcattcagccgagcatatccccttagGGCACAttagtgttgtttgtaaagaagaaagatgggacccttagggtgtttatcgattatcggcagctcagcacagtcactattaagaacaagtatccactTTCTAGAATAGATGAACTGTTTGAAAgactccaagggtctagtttcttttCGAAAATTGATCTTCGTTCAAGGTACCATCAGCTTAGGGTTAGGTatggagatatcccaaagacGACATTTCGTACCCTATATGGTCACTATAAGTTTCTAgacatgtcatttggtctcacgaatgcacctgctaaatttatggatctcatgagcAGGGTGTTCCACGAATACCTTGAATCTtccgtcatagtattcattgatgacattctcatctactctaagaccaaggaagagcatgaacaacatttgaggctaaccttgcaggtacttagacgaCATCAGTTGTATACCAAATTCAGCAGGTGTGAATTCTAgctgagatcagtgaccttcctcggtcatgttgtgtccgatcaaggTGTAGAGGAGGATCCCAGGAAGACTGAAGCTATTAAGAACTAGACAAAGTGCCTTACTCCCACTGATATCCGTAGCTTTCTGagattggctggttactaccgcaggttTGTGGAGGTCTTTTCTTCCATTGTTACCCCACTGACAgctttgatgaagaagaaggcCAAGTTTTAATAGACGGAGACTTGTGAGGAGAGTTTTCAGGAGCTCAAGGACATACTCACTTCAGCCCGGTGCTTTCTCtgcctaagtgtggtgagaattaccctgtctattgtgatgcatctagggttgatttgggttgtgttcttatgcaggctggtaaggtgatagcctattCTTCCAGACatctcaaggttcatgagaagaactatcccaCTTATGGCCTAGAGTTGGCAGTTGTGGTATTTGCAATGAAgctatggaggcattatctgtatggagtgcatgtggatgtattcacagatcataagagtctccagtacgtaCTCACACAGAGGGAGATGAATATACATCAGCGGAGGTGTTGGAGAtattaggataggataatcaaaagatgagttagattcaagtaatgatattaggtcattcttggtaattgcacaacgaacctaatgaaagacttaaaatacatcctaggtatagttggatcttacactggcctatgaattgatttaaatggagtacgtatgaatgaacgaagcagactctgtgtttgataataaagactccctagttgaggtctaatttgttgagccctcatttctgGTATGTCTTGATGTtatgtccatgattccaaggtctcatggcatatgaatgaatgatattaaaTAAAGTATGTGCTTCATGCAAATTGTGTGGTATGCtgtatgatatgtgttatgtgtagatgttatgtgttgtgtaataatgtgaaaaatatgatgatgtatgttaatCTCATGGCATACCTTTCCTGTACCAAATTAAGAAATCTCACTGACTTTCCAaaacccaaattttgaaagctcattgactttcctaatccaaatttggaaacttTCCCtaaatctcaatttggcaagtccaatGACATGACttctaaaaatcatgttgttaggaaaaaactatttctcatgcatgtacttggtgtgtgcttgcatatacctatacttagtacaagtgtgtactaaccctatacaagcTCTACTATTTTTTGGTGTAGGTACAGGTGGACGATAGAGTTACCAGATCATCATTGTAGTTATCTGGACGTCCAGCATTGATCTGAAGATAGTAGGTCCTCATTCTTTcaaggatgctactgttttatattctatcttagttttagagttgagcttgtggagcatgttccactagcgtttctatCCTGTTTTTATTTAGACTATGTATTGGTGGATTTTGGCAATTATACACTTAGTAAgaattaaacaatttttttcagttgcttatctcctaatgttagatggttgatggtgaacaattacgtATTAATGAGAatctttttatcaaaatgttaataaataaaaagtttcaaattttccactaaaacataacctatgtaaagtaagaataacgtaagtaggcttgtctgcgacctttgagaggtcaacgacgccggtctcgtctggggtttAAATACCGATCGTGAAAAGTGACATAGtgggtat encodes the following:
- the LOC138347550 gene encoding uncharacterized protein, encoding MVAMEATDTEKAGLASYQLKDIAQTWCKMWQDSRFLGEVPVSWELFKTNFLERLFPRETREAKVEEFINLKQVSITVREYSLKFFKLSRWRTTAAREVFVMLGGLGLNINQEADLNPRGAMEVRCNILRKSALSVAEIIVESAYRELMPALVVLRVDTWLETVHRTESEATAKPPKRNKFYALKGREEQEKSADVFTDSVPVVNEFLDVFPENLPGILPSERLILGTLVLFVKKKDGTLRVFIDYRQLSTVTIKNKYPLSRIDELFERLQGSSFFSKIDLRSRVFHEYLESSVIVFIDDILIYSKTKEEHEQHLRLTLQVCGGLFFHCYPTDSFDEEEGQAGKVIAYSSRHLKVHEKNYPTYGLELAVVVFAMKLWRHYLYGVHVDVFTDHKSLQYVLTQREMNIHQRRCWRY